The genomic region ACGTTGGACGATCAAATCTCCTTCGTTACCATTGCTATCCCGAAAAAAAGTGAATTGGAATTGAAGATTTTTATGCATGTTCTGTTTGATTAAATCGCTTACTATCAGATTTTCGAACAGTTGTCCTTTCAATGGATGAGTAAGAATATGGCCTGGTTCCCGAACTCCAATCAGCCAGGCCGCCAGACCAGTATCCCAAAAATAAATTTTAGGGGATTTTATGAGTCTTTTTCCAAGGTTAGCAAAGAACGGCTCTAAGCGAAAGAGAATAAAACTATTTTCCAGAATGGAAATCCATTCCTTAACAGTATTAACGGCGATCCCCACATCGTTTGCCAGGGATGAAAGATTGAGTATTTGGCCGACTCTTCCTGCAATGAGTTTGACAAACAGGTGGAAGGTGTTGAGGTCCTTTATCCCCAACATTGCCCGTACATCCCGCTCGATATAGGTAGAGAAATAGAAAGACAGGGCCTCAGATGGATTGAGGTTTTGTTCCCAAATTCTGGGGTACATTCCTTTCCAGATCAATTCCTCATAGGATTCTAGGCTTGATTTGTGACCATCCCCTGATGAGTAGGGCAATAATTCTTGGTAGGTGAATGGAAGGAGTTTTGCAATGGCGGTTCTTCCGGCCAAGCTCTGACTAATGCCTGCGCTAAGAGCATGGGTATTGCTCCCTATAAGAATAAACATTCCGGGATTATTCATCGAATCCACTGACAATTGTATTTGGCGTAATAACGTGGGTTGGTTTTGAATTTCATCTATTATTACCCCATTGGTAAACCTGTTGATAAAACCCCTGGGATCTTCTTGGGCAAACCGCTGTTCTTGCAGATCTTCAAGGTTTATATAGGAATGTTGAGGAAAGGCCAGTTTTACTAAGGTTGTTTTACCACTCTGTCTAGGCCCGAGAATGGTAACAACCGGATATTGATTCGACCAACGTTGAATGGTAGGAGTAAGCTGTCTGGGAACCATAGGTATAGATTACTATGATTTATGCAGATTTGCAACGCGCCTGCAAATTTACATAAAACCCGAATGGCAAGCAGAATTCCCCCTTGTGTGGTATTTCACCGTACTCAGATTTTACACCCCTAGAGATGAACTGACTAATCCATAGCAAATGCCTGCACTGACGGGATCAAAATGTACATTGAAGGTCATTCCAGCAAATAGCCTGTTAACAGATTTATTCTTTGCCTACCTTATCTTTGGCTAAAACAAAAAGTGGTAAGCGCCCAGGGAAGTCCTTTTAGAACTAATTGTATGTAATGCTTCATGGCAACTCCAATCAGCAGGCTTGTTGTCACGTAAAACCGTGCTGTATGTATCAGACAGGCAAGTCTCAAGGCAATAGGACATACGCGGTGATTGAACCCACAGTGGCACCACCGGGCATAATCATACCAATATCCGAACTAATTAGTCTGCTGGTGCTGGGTGCAGACAGAAGAATCAGGAGCCCCCAAAAAACCTATGCAATAATTCATCTGACTCCAGGGTGTTTGAACCAAGCGGCCATGCCCCCGGCACCCCCAAATAAAACGATAACGCGCGAAAGGTTGCAAGCTACTTCGGATGTAGCGAACCTAACCGAAACAAGCCCCAGGGGTGGTGTCACCAAGGTAAAATGCTACAGGCTTTCGCCAACTCAGAAACAAAAAAGCCCCGGCCCCTCCAATACGGAGAATCCGGGGCGCCTCTATTATTATAGTTGGGCTTGAATTACTTGAAGGCGTACCCGAAGGCGTAGTTATAGAACTCGTAGGTTCCGGTTGTACCGGTTACCTTGAGGAAGAGGGTCTCGCCAACCTCGTAATCCACCCCGGCTTCCAACAGGATTCCGTCATCTCCGCCGTAGGTAGAAGCTGATTCATCATCCGGGTAGGCGCTATCCCACCAGCCGCTATCCACGTTTTCGGCGATGGCAGCGCCGGTGTAATCGTAGATGGACACCTGCACATCCGCGGTGGGAACCGTGGCATCATAATGATCGCTGTATTTTTTGGAATCACCCCAGTGAACAACCACGCCGTATTCGGCATCGTCGCCCACCATTTTGAGAGAGTACCATTGGGCGGCTTCGGAAGACCGGGTGTTGATGTCGTCCTCAGAGGGATTATGCTGGAGGGGCAGGCTGTCGGGCTCGTAGTCTTCGGGGAGGAAGTCGGGGTAAAACCGGAGGGAGAACTCTTCGGACTCGGCCTCGTTGCCCTCTGAATCCACCAGCATCAGGAGGACGTTGTAGTTACCGTAGCCGGAAAAATCTACTACCAGCTCCACAGTAAAATCACCCTCCACCGTAACCGTCTCGCCTACCAGGGCCAGATAATCGGGCTGGCCGTACACCAGGCCGTCAAGCTCGTCGGCATCGTACAATCCCAGGGTACCGGTGTAGTCGGTCTCTTCGCCCACAGCCTCGCCGAAGGTGGACCCCACAACCTTCACCTTGACGGTTCCGCCCGTGGCCGTAAGGTTCTCACTGAGCACCTCGTAGCTGGTTATAGACGCCTGGGGCAACAGGGTTTCCGGATCGGTCATAAGCCCGCCGCAGCTTGCCAAAAGGACCAAGGCAGCTGATAAAAGAATGAGCACCTTTGCTTTCATAGTAGACTCCTTAATTATTTTTACGGAAAGCATAGGGTGCCCTTTCTTAAATCCAGCTTAACCCTGCCTGATTTTTACGATTACTTTTGTGCCTCCCCCCGGGCCCGCCATGACCCTGAGCCGATCACAGCTTGAGAGGACCTTACCGCACTACTTTCCTAGTGGTTCCAGGCTACTTGGGTATATAGTGCGGGGCGGGGTGCCTTTTTTTGGGGTGATTCGAATGCCCGGGGTAGGTCCCTTCCGGGACAGGCCCCCTCCAGCTACGGCTTACATAATTCCTGGCAGCCCGGATTGCCGCCGCCACTCCATTCTCCATCACCTCACCCCCCACCCTACCCCCAAGATCCCCCAGAAATGTCAGGGTCGATACTCCATCCCGGGTCACGTTCCATAGAATCTTGCCATTCGAAATAGCCCTAAGGCGGATACGATGTTTCAGCTAACAAAACACTAGGTTTCAACAGCTGATACATAATGTTTCAGCTATAGATATCTCTTGAAACTATAGCTGAAACATTTCTTACCATTAGCTGAAACATTTCTTACCATTAGCTGAAACATTTTGTTCTGTTAGCTGAAACTGGGGGGATTACAGGTAATGAAAAATATGGGAGCCGTTAAACGAGGATCACAAGGTAATTCTCAATCGCTTCCATCCCCATCCAAGTATTGAAGACGTCTCGCACATTCATTTTCTATATAAAACAACTCAATGTTGCAATCTCATACTTTCTTGATTTGTCTAATAGTGGTACTATGGTGTATGTATAAATCTGAAAGGCTGCTTCAGATTATCGAACTCCTGCATGATCATCCAGAAGGATTGAGCCGTGCGGAAATCGCAAAACGGATGGGTGTTCACCGCAGCACCATTGGACGAGACCTCATTTCATTGGAAAACTCCTTCGCTCTGATCGAGGATGAGGACGGTCTCATATCTATCGACCGAAAATCGTTCCTGAGCGAACTTCGCTTGAGCATGTTCGAGCTCGAAGCCCTTCATATCGCCGCTAAGCTTTTTCAGAAGGTTATGAATTTTCCCTTTCCCCACGCCGCATCGGCCATGAGAAAACTCGCTGATGCACAGGGAAAGGTGAGCCGTGCCCTGGCAGATAGAATGCGTGAGACGGCAGAGCTCATTGATCAGACTTCACCACTCCTGACCATAAATTATTCAGGCTATCGGAATGTGATTGAGCAGCTTGGAATTGCCATATCGGAATACCGTCCTGTAACCATCATCCACTACTCCCAGAACCGCAATGAAAACTCAAGGTATGAACTTTTACCCCTTACCCTCGAGCCCCATCCTGAGGGTAAAGCAATCCATCTTATTGGATGGATGTTCAAAGAGACCGAGCCTTCATTCAGAACCCTGAAAATTGAACGGATACAGGAGGTTCATCTTGAAGCTCCCGCACGGGAACTGTATCTGAGAGTCCCCATGGAAAAGTTTTGGGGTCGCCTCGCTGCAGCCTGGAGCATTTGGTCATCAGAAAAAACCCCCCAAAAGGTTGTACTACGTTTCGACCCGGCCATTGCTGCCCGGGTTCGAGAAACCACCTGGCACATCAGTCAAAAACTGACAGAACATGCAGACGGGAGTCTCATGTGGCAAGGAATAATAGCAGAGCCGAGGGAGATGTACCCATGGATCCGGGGGTGGGGTCCCGACGTTGAAGTGCTCGGACCGGAGTGGTTGCGAGAGCGCCACCGAGAGGACTTTTTGCGGGGAGCAAAAATATATGAAAAATAAGGATTTATCCTGTGGTGTTGCGGTAGGTGCAACAGGGAGCGGGTATTGTAGAAAAGATGATACCCCGGTTTTGCAGGGTTAGCTTAATTCATTACGGAGATGATGTTGGAGTATTTAGCGCATGTAAAACAGGATGAGCGGGGAAACTGGGAAGTCCCACATGATCTCCTGGAACATCTTAAGAGGGTTGCATCCCGGGCGGCTGAATATGCGGAATCATTTGGCAATACTGATTGGGCAAGGGTTGCGGGTCTTTGGCATGATCTTGGAAAGTATAAACCCAGCTTCCAGAAATATATTCGGGCAGTATCTGGTTATATGAGTACTACTAATACCGAAGGTGGCGCAGGTCGTGTTGACCATTCCATTGTTGGGGCAATTTATGCCAAACAAAGATATGGTTTGGGAGGAGAAAACTTTGCCAAGATTCTTGGCTATCTGATCGCCGGACACCACGCAGGACTACCGGATTACGACCATACTGGTGGCGTCGGAGGGGCATTATCCATGCGATGGAGAGAAACAGCCCATCTTGAAGAGGCATTGGAATCGACTATTCCGGACGAAATTCTACATGTAGGTTTGCCCGAATCTATGCCCTGCAAGCTTGAGCAGAATCCGGATACCGCATATCTTCTGGAGGAAAATCTGCACTTGTGGATACGCATACTTTTCTCATGCCTTGTTGATGCAGACTTTCTTGATACTGAAGAATACATGAGTCCGCAGGCCACAAGTCAGAGAAGGGGAGTCTCGTTCACTATAGAAGAATTGAAACAGAAGCTTGATAACTACCTGGAAGAGCTTGGACGAATTTCTCACTCCGGCTCTATTAATCAAATTCGTGCGTCGATACTCTATCAGTGTCGCACAAACGCAAAGAAGAA from Spirochaeta lutea harbors:
- a CDS encoding ATP-binding protein, with the translated sequence MVPRQLTPTIQRWSNQYPVVTILGPRQSGKTTLVKLAFPQHSYINLEDLQEQRFAQEDPRGFINRFTNGVIIDEIQNQPTLLRQIQLSVDSMNNPGMFILIGSNTHALSAGISQSLAGRTAIAKLLPFTYQELLPYSSGDGHKSSLESYEELIWKGMYPRIWEQNLNPSEALSFYFSTYIERDVRAMLGIKDLNTFHLFVKLIAGRVGQILNLSSLANDVGIAVNTVKEWISILENSFILFRLEPFFANLGKRLIKSPKIYFWDTGLAAWLIGVREPGHILTHPLKGQLFENLIVSDLIKQNMHKNLQFQFTFFRDSNGNEGDLIVQRGNEYQIIEIKSATSLPQHGLVSVNKVQAITKLPGSKVLIFGGEGSWEQQGVEVRGWRESLSMWESEKP
- a CDS encoding helix-turn-helix transcriptional regulator, with the protein product MYKSERLLQIIELLHDHPEGLSRAEIAKRMGVHRSTIGRDLISLENSFALIEDEDGLISIDRKSFLSELRLSMFELEALHIAAKLFQKVMNFPFPHAASAMRKLADAQGKVSRALADRMRETAELIDQTSPLLTINYSGYRNVIEQLGIAISEYRPVTIIHYSQNRNENSRYELLPLTLEPHPEGKAIHLIGWMFKETEPSFRTLKIERIQEVHLEAPARELYLRVPMEKFWGRLAAAWSIWSSEKTPQKVVLRFDPAIAARVRETTWHISQKLTEHADGSLMWQGIIAEPREMYPWIRGWGPDVEVLGPEWLRERHREDFLRGAKIYEK